The following proteins come from a genomic window of Pannonibacter sp. XCT-53:
- a CDS encoding FxsA family protein produces the protein MAFLVLAGLILLPLSEIAVFIWVGGAIGVLPTILLTVATAIAGTAMLRHQGLSLVRRMQAELDAGRVPGAEMLHGVLLVTGSILLLLPGFITDTVGLLLLIPPLRDLLVRRMASRATIIAARRAGRSGPTVVDLDQDEWQRSPGPAGDAPAGQPARPALDSPWRPDGPQP, from the coding sequence GTGGCCTTTCTCGTTCTCGCAGGTTTGATCCTGCTTCCGCTTTCGGAAATTGCCGTCTTCATCTGGGTCGGCGGCGCCATCGGCGTCCTGCCGACCATCCTGCTGACGGTCGCCACCGCGATTGCCGGCACGGCGATGCTGCGCCATCAGGGCCTGTCCCTGGTCCGGCGCATGCAGGCGGAGCTGGACGCCGGCCGCGTTCCGGGCGCGGAAATGCTGCATGGGGTGCTCCTGGTGACCGGCAGCATCCTGCTGCTCCTGCCCGGGTTCATCACCGATACCGTCGGTCTGCTGCTGCTGATCCCGCCGCTGCGCGACCTGCTGGTGCGCCGGATGGCCAGCCGCGCGACGATCATCGCCGCACGTCGGGCCGGCCGCAGCGGGCCCACCGTGGTCGATCTCGACCAGGACGAGTGGCAGCGGAGCCCGGGCCCGGCGGGCGACGCACCCGCCGGCCAGCCGGCGCGGCCGGCGCTCGACAGCCCCTGGCGCCCCGACGGCCCGCAGCCGTGA
- a CDS encoding Tim44/TimA family putative adaptor protein codes for MSDVLDIYNIILLALAVFVFFKLRSVLGKRTGNERPPFDPYSKPAPDQRQQQQQRDNVIPLPGAATPEASQAETGEVVLDKVAPTGTALNAALRQILSADRSFEPEQFLQGARGAYEMIVTAFAEGDRKTLKQLLSKDVFDGFVTAINEREARGEVIESTFVGINKAEIVEAALKGTTAQVTVRLQSELISATRDRDGHVIDGDPAKVSEVIDIWTFARETNTRDPNWKLVATESAE; via the coding sequence ATGAGCGACGTTCTGGACATCTACAACATCATCCTCCTGGCACTGGCTGTCTTCGTCTTCTTCAAGCTCCGTTCGGTGCTGGGCAAGCGGACAGGCAACGAACGGCCGCCGTTCGATCCCTACTCCAAGCCGGCCCCCGACCAGCGCCAGCAGCAACAGCAGCGTGACAACGTCATCCCGCTGCCGGGCGCGGCGACGCCGGAGGCCAGCCAGGCCGAGACCGGCGAAGTGGTACTCGACAAGGTCGCGCCGACGGGCACGGCTCTCAATGCAGCCCTGCGCCAGATCCTGTCTGCGGACCGCAGCTTCGAGCCGGAGCAGTTCCTGCAGGGCGCGCGTGGCGCCTACGAGATGATCGTCACCGCCTTTGCCGAGGGTGACCGCAAGACGCTGAAGCAGCTCCTGTCGAAGGACGTGTTCGACGGCTTCGTCACCGCGATCAACGAGCGCGAGGCCCGCGGCGAGGTGATCGAATCCACCTTCGTCGGCATCAACAAGGCCGAGATCGTCGAAGCGGCACTGAAGGGCACAACCGCGCAGGTGACCGTGCGGCTGCAGAGCGAGCTGATTTCCGCGACCCGCGACCGCGATGGTCATGTCATCGACGGTGATCCGGCCAAGGTCAGCGAAGTCATCGACATCTGGACCTTTGCCCGCGAAACCAACACGCGCGATCCGAACTGGAAGCTGGTGGCGACCGAATCGGCGGAATGA
- a CDS encoding methylated-DNA--[protein]-cysteine S-methyltransferase: MANASQSDLFAAPDLATARANAVGAELIPAIATGEDAARDYQVVRETLERITETWRDQPQLDDLARQVGLQPIQLQRVFSRWAGLTPKQFVQAITLDHARALLRDAASILDTSYEVGLSGPARLHDLFVTHEAMTPGDYRGRGAGVTIRYGFHPCPFGQVLLMITERGLAGLAFADPGEETSAFEDMSSRWPAASFVADQEATLPYAVRVFDPSAWASDTPLNVVFIGTDFEIRVWQTLLKIPMGRATTYSDIARSLGKPSAARAVGTAVGRNPISFVVPCHRVLGRTGGLCGYHWGLTRKRAILGWEAGLTGPVLQMG; this comes from the coding sequence ATGGCCAATGCCTCCCAGTCCGACCTGTTTGCCGCCCCTGATCTGGCGACCGCCCGCGCCAATGCGGTCGGCGCCGAGCTGATCCCCGCCATCGCCACCGGCGAGGATGCGGCGCGGGACTATCAGGTCGTGCGCGAGACGCTGGAGCGCATCACCGAGACCTGGCGCGACCAGCCGCAGCTCGATGATCTGGCACGGCAGGTGGGCCTGCAGCCCATCCAGCTGCAGCGCGTGTTCTCGCGCTGGGCCGGGCTGACACCGAAGCAGTTCGTCCAGGCGATCACGCTCGACCACGCCCGCGCGCTCCTGCGCGATGCGGCCAGCATCCTCGACACGTCCTACGAGGTTGGCCTGTCCGGACCCGCCCGGCTGCACGACCTGTTCGTGACGCATGAGGCGATGACACCGGGCGACTACCGCGGCCGCGGTGCCGGCGTCACCATCCGCTACGGCTTCCACCCCTGCCCCTTTGGCCAGGTGCTGCTGATGATCACCGAGCGGGGACTGGCAGGCCTTGCCTTTGCCGATCCGGGCGAGGAAACGTCAGCCTTCGAGGACATGAGCAGCCGCTGGCCGGCCGCCAGTTTCGTCGCCGACCAGGAGGCAACGCTGCCCTATGCCGTGCGGGTGTTTGATCCCTCGGCCTGGGCGTCCGACACGCCGCTCAACGTCGTCTTCATCGGCACCGATTTCGAGATCCGGGTGTGGCAGACGCTGCTGAAGATCCCGATGGGCCGGGCCACCACCTATTCCGACATCGCCCGCAGCCTCGGCAAGCCCAGCGCGGCGCGGGCGGTGGGCACGGCGGTCGGGCGCAACCCGATCTCCTTCGTCGTGCCCTGCCACCGGGTTCTCGGCCGCACCGGCGGCCTCTGCGGCTACCACTGGGGCCTGACCCGCAAGCGCGCGATCCTCGGCTGGGAAGCCGGACTGACGGGGCCGGTGCTGCAGATGGGCTGA
- the polA gene encoding DNA polymerase I — protein MIRAMSNDASPPALTADDHLILVDGSTFIFRAYHALPPLTRKSDGLPVGAVSGFCNMLWKLLTEGLTPEKGDEPTHFAVIFDHSSKTFRSDIYPAYKAQRPEPPEDLIPQFGLIRTATRAFNVACIEQEGFEADDLIATYARQAAEMGARVTIVSGDKDLMQLIGPRVGMIDTMKNKIIGEPEVFEKFGVGPDKVIEVQSLAGDSVDNVPGVPGIGLKTAAQLILEFGDLETLLANAHTIKQTKRRENLIEFAEQARISKQLVTLKTDVPVLIPVTDLAVEPVNGPQAVGFLKAMQFTTLTRRVADATGAEVANIEPSEFEIAGWHTPDAKGRQMERGDAAASVDLPDASASPRSAAVAADVPAGLMTARALAEARQDEARSLKIDHAAYETVRDLDRLKAWVAEATEAGLVAFDTETTSLDAMQANLVGVSLATRPGRACYVPLGHVDGEGDLLGGGGLVPGQIPLREALDVLKPLLEDAGVLKIGQNLKYDYLLMLRYGVAIGPLDDTMLLSYALDAGKGGNGMDELSERWLGHAPISFKDVAGSGKSMITFDKVAIDKATAYAAEDADVTLRLWRVLKPRLASEAMTTVYETLERPMVPVLARMERRGISIDRQMLSRLSGDFAQGMAAVEADIYALAGETFNIGSPKQLGDILFGKMGLPGGKKTKTGAWSTSVSVLDDLAAEGHELPVRIVEWRQLAKLKSTYTDALPGFINPETRRVHTSYSLAATTTGRLSSSEPNLQNIPVRTEAGRKIRKAFVADKGRKLISADYSQIELRVLAHIADIPQLKKAFADGLDIHAMTASEMFGVPVKDMDPMVRRRAKAINFGIIYGISAFGLAAQLGISRGEAGDYIKMYFQRFPGIRDYMEAVKREVHDKGYVTTIFGRKAHYPDVNTSNPSMRAFFERAAINAPIQGSAADILRRAMVRMEGALAAAGSTAEMLLQVHDELIFEVAEDGVDRAIPVIRQVMETACEPSLRLTVPLQVDARAADTWDEAH, from the coding sequence ATGATCCGCGCCATGTCGAACGATGCTTCCCCCCCCGCGCTCACCGCTGACGACCACCTCATTCTGGTCGACGGTTCCACCTTCATTTTCCGCGCCTATCACGCGCTGCCGCCGCTGACGCGCAAGTCGGACGGGCTGCCGGTCGGCGCGGTCTCCGGCTTCTGCAACATGCTGTGGAAGCTCCTGACCGAAGGCCTGACGCCGGAAAAGGGCGACGAGCCGACCCATTTTGCGGTCATCTTCGACCATTCGTCCAAGACGTTCCGGAGTGACATTTACCCCGCCTACAAGGCCCAGCGCCCCGAACCGCCGGAAGATCTGATCCCGCAGTTCGGCCTGATCCGAACCGCCACCCGCGCCTTCAACGTGGCCTGCATCGAGCAGGAAGGCTTTGAAGCCGACGACCTGATCGCCACCTATGCCCGCCAGGCGGCGGAGATGGGCGCGCGCGTCACCATCGTCTCCGGCGACAAGGACCTGATGCAGCTGATCGGTCCCCGCGTCGGCATGATCGACACGATGAAGAACAAGATCATCGGCGAACCGGAGGTGTTCGAGAAATTCGGCGTCGGTCCGGACAAGGTGATCGAAGTCCAGTCGCTGGCCGGCGACAGCGTCGACAATGTGCCGGGTGTGCCCGGCATCGGGCTCAAGACGGCGGCGCAGCTCATTCTCGAGTTCGGCGATCTGGAAACGCTGCTGGCCAACGCGCACACCATCAAGCAGACCAAGCGCCGCGAAAACCTGATCGAATTCGCCGAACAGGCCCGCATTTCCAAACAGCTGGTGACGCTGAAGACCGATGTCCCGGTCCTGATCCCCGTGACGGACCTGGCCGTGGAGCCGGTGAACGGGCCCCAGGCTGTCGGGTTCCTCAAGGCGATGCAGTTCACCACCCTCACCCGCCGTGTCGCCGATGCGACCGGGGCCGAGGTTGCCAATATCGAGCCGTCCGAGTTCGAGATCGCCGGCTGGCACACACCTGATGCAAAGGGCCGCCAGATGGAACGCGGCGACGCCGCAGCATCCGTCGATCTCCCGGACGCCTCGGCAAGCCCGCGTTCGGCAGCCGTCGCGGCCGACGTTCCTGCCGGATTGATGACGGCCCGCGCGCTCGCGGAAGCGCGGCAGGACGAAGCCCGCAGCCTCAAGATCGACCACGCAGCCTATGAGACCGTGCGTGACCTCGACCGGCTGAAGGCCTGGGTCGCCGAGGCGACCGAAGCTGGCCTCGTTGCCTTCGACACGGAAACCACCTCGCTGGATGCCATGCAGGCGAACCTCGTCGGCGTGTCGCTGGCAACACGGCCCGGCCGGGCCTGCTACGTGCCGCTTGGCCATGTCGACGGCGAAGGCGACCTGCTTGGCGGCGGCGGTCTGGTTCCCGGCCAGATCCCGCTGCGCGAGGCGCTAGACGTCCTCAAGCCGCTGCTGGAGGACGCGGGCGTCCTCAAGATCGGCCAGAACCTCAAGTATGACTATCTCCTGATGCTGCGCTACGGCGTTGCCATCGGCCCGCTCGACGACACCATGCTGCTGTCCTACGCGCTGGACGCGGGCAAGGGCGGCAACGGCATGGACGAGCTGTCGGAGCGCTGGCTCGGGCACGCGCCGATTTCCTTCAAGGACGTGGCCGGCTCGGGCAAGTCGATGATCACCTTCGACAAGGTGGCGATCGACAAGGCGACGGCCTATGCCGCCGAAGATGCGGACGTGACCCTTCGGCTCTGGCGCGTGCTGAAGCCGCGTCTGGCATCTGAGGCCATGACCACGGTTTACGAGACGCTGGAGCGGCCGATGGTTCCGGTGCTGGCCCGCATGGAGCGGCGCGGCATTTCCATCGACCGGCAGATGCTGTCGCGCCTCTCGGGCGATTTCGCGCAAGGCATGGCGGCCGTCGAGGCGGATATCTACGCACTGGCCGGCGAGACCTTCAACATCGGCTCGCCGAAGCAGCTGGGCGACATCCTGTTCGGCAAGATGGGCCTGCCCGGCGGCAAGAAGACGAAGACCGGAGCCTGGTCCACCTCGGTCTCCGTGCTCGACGATCTGGCAGCGGAAGGACACGAGCTGCCGGTCAGGATCGTCGAGTGGCGTCAGCTGGCCAAGCTGAAGTCCACCTATACCGATGCGCTGCCCGGCTTCATCAACCCGGAGACCCGGCGGGTCCATACCTCCTATTCGCTGGCCGCGACGACCACGGGCCGGCTGTCCTCGTCGGAACCGAACCTGCAGAACATTCCGGTCCGCACTGAAGCCGGCCGCAAGATCCGCAAGGCGTTTGTGGCCGACAAGGGCCGCAAGCTGATCTCGGCCGACTACAGCCAGATCGAGTTGCGCGTGCTGGCGCATATCGCCGACATTCCGCAGCTGAAGAAGGCATTTGCGGATGGTCTCGACATCCACGCCATGACCGCAAGCGAGATGTTCGGCGTGCCGGTGAAGGACATGGATCCGATGGTCCGCCGCCGCGCCAAGGCCATCAACTTCGGCATCATCTATGGCATCTCGGCCTTTGGTCTTGCTGCCCAGCTCGGCATTTCGCGCGGCGAGGCGGGCGACTACATCAAGATGTATTTCCAGCGCTTCCCCGGCATCCGCGACTACATGGAAGCGGTGAAGCGGGAGGTGCACGACAAGGGCTATGTCACCACCATCTTCGGCCGCAAGGCGCATTATCCGGACGTGAACACGTCCAACCCGTCCATGCGCGCCTTCTTCGAGCGCGCGGCGATCAACGCACCGATCCAGGGATCGGCGGCCGATATCCTTCGCCGGGCGATGGTGCGGATGGAGGGCGCGCTCGCCGCGGCCGGATCCACGGCAGAGATGCTGCTGCAGGTCCATGACGAGCTGATCTTCGAGGTGGCGGAGGACGGCGTCGACCGCGCCATCCCCGTCATCCGTCAGGTCATGGAGACGGCCTGCGAGCCCTCCCTCCGCCTCACGGTACCGCTGCAGGTCGATGCCCGCGCGGCCGACACCTGGGACGAAGCACACTGA
- a CDS encoding aminotransferase class V-fold PLP-dependent enzyme, which translates to MPMSLADFRDHLAANPSLVDTLRAGLIGEGMMIEGAFGPRKLVYADYTASGRALRQVEEFILAEVLPYYANSHTEASWCGARMTQLRREARALIAEVTGAGEDCTVIFTGSGATAAINRAANLFGVAGLHGTTGDDRAAVLIGPYEHHSNILPWRESGAEVIEIAEAAEGGPDMAQLQAELIRLAGRPLVIGAFSAASNVTGLLTDVDAVTRLLKAHGALALWDYAGGGPYLPIRMNSGSDCARDAIVVSPHKFPGGPGASGVLIIRNSAVRAVKPTWPGGGTVAFVSPWAHDYSASLAAREEAGTPNVVGDIRAGLAFLIKDTVGEDFILSRDKALARMAFAAWAGHPSLKILAGDRQDRLPIFAFQIEDAAGNRVHPQLFTRMLSDFHGIQARGGCACAGPYAHRLLGIDQTRSEELRASIQAGEEMEKPGWTRLNFSYLMDDATARFIHESVAQLARDGQELAKLYVGDPRTARFRKAG; encoded by the coding sequence ATGCCGATGTCCCTCGCCGATTTCCGTGATCACCTGGCCGCAAACCCGTCGCTCGTTGACACGTTGCGCGCGGGCCTGATCGGCGAAGGCATGATGATCGAAGGGGCTTTCGGCCCGCGCAAGCTTGTCTATGCGGATTACACCGCCTCCGGCCGGGCCCTGCGGCAGGTGGAGGAGTTCATCCTCGCCGAGGTGCTGCCCTACTACGCCAACAGCCACACGGAAGCGTCCTGGTGCGGTGCGCGCATGACGCAGCTGCGGCGCGAGGCGCGGGCGCTGATCGCCGAGGTTACGGGCGCGGGCGAGGACTGCACCGTCATCTTCACCGGCTCGGGCGCGACGGCGGCAATCAACCGGGCGGCCAACCTGTTCGGCGTCGCGGGCCTTCATGGCACGACAGGTGACGACCGGGCGGCGGTCCTGATCGGCCCCTACGAGCATCATTCCAACATCCTGCCCTGGCGCGAGAGCGGTGCCGAGGTGATCGAGATCGCCGAGGCGGCCGAGGGCGGCCCCGACATGGCGCAGCTTCAGGCCGAGCTGATCCGTCTGGCCGGCCGCCCCCTCGTCATCGGCGCCTTCTCCGCCGCCTCCAATGTCACCGGTCTCCTGACCGATGTGGACGCAGTGACGCGGCTGCTCAAGGCACACGGGGCGCTGGCGCTGTGGGACTATGCCGGCGGCGGCCCCTATCTGCCGATCCGCATGAACTCCGGCAGCGACTGCGCCAGGGATGCAATCGTCGTCTCGCCGCACAAGTTCCCCGGCGGACCGGGGGCCTCGGGCGTCCTGATCATCCGCAATTCGGCCGTCCGGGCGGTGAAGCCGACCTGGCCGGGCGGCGGCACCGTTGCCTTCGTCTCGCCCTGGGCGCATGACTATTCCGCCTCGCTGGCGGCCCGTGAGGAAGCCGGCACGCCGAATGTCGTCGGCGACATCCGCGCCGGCCTTGCCTTCCTGATCAAGGATACGGTCGGCGAGGACTTCATCCTCTCCCGGGACAAGGCCCTTGCCCGGATGGCCTTCGCGGCCTGGGCCGGACACCCGAGCCTGAAGATCCTCGCGGGCGACAGGCAGGACCGGCTGCCGATCTTCGCCTTCCAGATCGAGGACGCGGCCGGCAACCGGGTGCATCCGCAGCTGTTCACGCGGATGCTGTCGGATTTCCACGGCATCCAGGCACGTGGCGGCTGCGCCTGTGCAGGCCCCTACGCGCACCGGCTGCTCGGCATCGACCAGACGCGCTCGGAAGAGCTTCGCGCCTCGATCCAGGCGGGCGAGGAGATGGAGAAGCCGGGCTGGACACGGCTCAACTTCAGCTACCTGATGGATGACGCCACCGCGCGCTTCATTCATGAGAGCGTGGCGCAGCTCGCCCGCGACGGCCAGGAACTGGCCAAGCTCTATGTCGGCGATCCGCGCACCGCGCGGTTCCGCAAGGCTGGCTGA
- a CDS encoding Smr/MutS family protein yields MSGGRRKGPRNLSGEERELWTRVASTATPLKTTAWPPPDLVLPPPTEPPASPAAAAPPPQTETAMRPAPAPKGPPPLAPIERRVRQKVVRGQRRIDARIDLHGLTQHQAHDRLRGFLRLAQQQGHTFVLVITGKGGSGAMAAYMDERGILRRVVPQWLAMADLRGIVLGFEEAHLTHGGAGALYVRLRKLKDS; encoded by the coding sequence GTGAGCGGCGGACGGCGCAAGGGTCCGCGCAACCTCTCGGGCGAGGAACGCGAGCTCTGGACCCGGGTGGCCTCGACCGCGACCCCGCTGAAGACGACCGCCTGGCCGCCACCGGATCTCGTCCTGCCGCCGCCGACAGAGCCGCCGGCCTCGCCTGCTGCCGCTGCCCCCCCGCCGCAGACCGAGACCGCCATGCGGCCGGCTCCGGCACCGAAGGGACCGCCGCCGCTGGCGCCGATCGAGCGCCGGGTGCGGCAGAAGGTGGTGCGTGGCCAGCGTCGCATCGACGCGCGCATCGACCTGCATGGCCTGACCCAGCACCAGGCGCATGACCGGTTGCGCGGCTTCTTGCGTCTGGCGCAGCAGCAGGGCCATACATTCGTGCTGGTGATCACCGGCAAGGGCGGCAGCGGCGCCATGGCAGCCTACATGGACGAACGCGGCATCCTGCGCCGGGTGGTGCCGCAGTGGCTGGCGATGGCCGACCTGCGCGGCATCGTGCTGGGCTTCGAGGAAGCGCATCTGACACATGGTGGCGCCGGCGCGCTCTACGTGCGGCTGCGCAAGCTGAAGGACAGCTGA
- the mltA gene encoding murein transglycosylase A gives MTPLALRLGALFILLTAALGHAPGGAFAKPGKAAPVSDELTSRLAAIAFSDIPGWTRDDHAAALAAFRRLCDLRDDAQPGAPATGALQATLLAELKRICDRAPAPGSSAATARAFFEDAFVPARIAAEGFVTGYYEPEVAGSRTRTAPHATPLYRAPEGLTLVTDRNRPAGWPDGVTHGVLRQGRLQVLPDRPAIMTGALAGQDLELIWLKSPVDAFFVHVQGSARVRLDDGSVLRVGYAGKTGHPYTAIGRVLVQAGEGTPEDFTMTGLRAWLARNPDRMDWLFAHNRSFIFFRILEDIDPSEGPIGAAGVPLVAGRSIAMDRTLHTYGMPVFVDADLAGSGLADPRWQRLMIADDTGTAIRGPARGDLFIGSGEAAGAIAGAVRHPADMVLLWPRRLAHLMGRGS, from the coding sequence ATGACGCCGCTCGCCCTGCGCCTCGGCGCCCTGTTCATCCTTCTGACCGCCGCCCTGGGCCACGCTCCGGGCGGCGCATTTGCGAAGCCGGGGAAGGCAGCACCCGTGTCCGACGAGCTGACATCACGCCTTGCTGCCATCGCCTTTTCCGACATTCCGGGCTGGACCCGGGACGACCATGCGGCTGCCCTCGCGGCCTTCCGGCGCCTCTGCGACCTGCGTGACGACGCCCAGCCGGGGGCACCCGCGACCGGTGCGCTGCAGGCAACATTGCTGGCCGAGCTGAAGCGCATCTGCGACCGGGCTCCGGCACCGGGCTCCTCCGCCGCCACCGCCCGGGCCTTCTTCGAGGACGCCTTCGTTCCGGCCCGGATCGCGGCGGAAGGCTTCGTCACCGGCTATTACGAACCGGAAGTCGCCGGCTCGCGGACGCGGACAGCACCCCATGCGACGCCGCTCTACCGGGCCCCCGAAGGATTGACGCTGGTGACCGACCGGAACCGTCCGGCGGGCTGGCCCGACGGGGTGACGCATGGCGTCCTGCGCCAGGGACGGCTGCAGGTCCTGCCCGACCGGCCGGCGATCATGACGGGTGCGCTGGCGGGTCAGGATCTGGAACTGATCTGGCTGAAGAGCCCGGTTGACGCGTTCTTCGTCCATGTCCAGGGCTCTGCCCGCGTGCGGCTGGATGACGGATCGGTGCTTCGGGTCGGCTATGCCGGCAAGACCGGCCATCCCTACACGGCCATTGGCCGGGTGCTGGTGCAGGCCGGCGAGGGCACGCCGGAAGACTTCACGATGACCGGGCTCCGGGCCTGGCTGGCGCGCAACCCGGATCGCATGGACTGGCTGTTCGCCCACAACCGCTCCTTCATCTTCTTCCGGATCCTCGAGGACATCGACCCGTCCGAGGGGCCGATCGGAGCGGCGGGTGTGCCGCTGGTGGCCGGACGCAGCATCGCCATGGACCGGACGCTGCACACGTACGGCATGCCCGTCTTCGTCGATGCCGATCTTGCCGGATCCGGACTTGCCGATCCGCGCTGGCAACGGCTGATGATTGCCGACGATACCGGCACCGCCATCCGCGGTCCGGCGCGGGGTGACCTGTTCATCGGCTCCGGCGAGGCGGCAGGCGCAATCGCGGGGGCCGTGCGGCATCCGGCCGACATGGTGCTGCTGTGGCCGCGACGGCTGGCGCACCTCATGGGGCGAGGCTCGTGA
- a CDS encoding helix-turn-helix domain-containing protein, translating into MTPLGAKLREMRAKRGISLKEMAAGLAVSSAYLSALEHGKRGKPTWFLVQRIITYFNVIWDEAEEIQRLAEMSDPKVTIDTSGLDPRATELTNLLERKIGGLSPDSLDHLLHQLRVVAARDGV; encoded by the coding sequence ATGACACCGCTGGGGGCAAAACTGCGGGAGATGCGGGCGAAACGGGGCATCTCGCTGAAGGAGATGGCAGCAGGGCTTGCCGTCTCGAGTGCCTATCTGTCCGCGCTGGAACATGGCAAGCGGGGGAAGCCGACCTGGTTCCTCGTTCAGCGCATCATAACCTATTTCAATGTCATCTGGGATGAGGCGGAGGAAATCCAGCGCCTGGCCGAAATGTCCGATCCCAAGGTGACCATCGACACCTCGGGGCTGGATCCGCGGGCCACCGAGCTGACCAATCTGCTGGAACGCAAGATCGGCGGCCTGTCGCCGGACTCCCTCGACCATCTGCTGCACCAGCTGCGGGTCGTGGCTGCCCGCGACGGCGTGTAG
- a CDS encoding acyltransferase family protein gives MIIPATHGPDRPVPDRIAWVDHAKGICIILVVMMHAVLGVEAAEGETGWMNPLVQFAAPFRMPDFFLISGLFVAQVLDRDWRLYLDRKVLHYLYFYLLWLAIQYAVKAPVFIAEQGAAATLAGFVVALVQPFGTLWFIYLLAIFFVVTRLLHDARVPWQLTLAVAALLQIAPVETGVHVVDYFCERFVYFFAGYILAPRLFALADLAVRHVGLSLAGILLWAGLNGAAVLAGLHEAPGLSLLLGLAGGGAIVLVSSLLAASGRAAALAWVGAHSIVIYLAFFFPMAASRVLLPKLGLFDTGTLSLLVTIAAVTGPVILFLLVERTGLGRFLFERPAWARLVP, from the coding sequence ATGATCATCCCTGCAACACATGGTCCTGATAGGCCGGTCCCGGACCGGATCGCCTGGGTCGACCACGCCAAGGGCATCTGCATCATCCTGGTCGTGATGATGCACGCCGTGCTCGGGGTCGAGGCGGCCGAGGGCGAGACCGGCTGGATGAACCCGCTGGTGCAGTTCGCCGCGCCGTTCCGCATGCCGGACTTTTTCCTCATTTCCGGTCTGTTCGTCGCCCAGGTTCTGGACCGGGACTGGCGGCTCTATCTGGACCGCAAGGTCCTGCACTATCTCTATTTCTATCTGCTCTGGCTGGCGATCCAGTATGCCGTGAAGGCCCCGGTCTTCATCGCCGAACAGGGAGCGGCGGCGACGCTGGCCGGCTTTGTCGTCGCCCTCGTCCAGCCCTTCGGCACGCTCTGGTTCATCTATCTCCTCGCCATCTTCTTCGTCGTGACCCGGCTTCTGCATGACGCGCGGGTGCCCTGGCAGCTGACACTGGCCGTCGCGGCGCTCCTGCAGATCGCCCCGGTCGAGACCGGCGTCCATGTCGTCGACTATTTTTGCGAGCGCTTCGTCTATTTCTTCGCGGGCTACATCCTGGCGCCGCGGCTCTTCGCGCTGGCCGATCTGGCGGTGCGCCACGTCGGCCTGTCGCTGGCCGGCATCCTGCTCTGGGCCGGGCTCAACGGCGCGGCGGTGCTGGCGGGGCTGCACGAGGCGCCGGGCCTGTCGCTGCTGCTCGGCCTTGCCGGGGGCGGCGCCATCGTGCTGGTGTCCAGCCTGCTGGCGGCCTCCGGCCGGGCCGCTGCCCTTGCCTGGGTCGGCGCGCATTCGATCGTGATCTATCTGGCCTTCTTCTTCCCGATGGCGGCGTCACGGGTGCTGTTGCCGAAGCTTGGCCTGTTCGACACCGGCACGCTGTCGCTGCTGGTCACGATTGCCGCCGTGACCGGACCGGTGATCCTTTTCCTGCTGGTCGAGCGCACCGGCCTCGGCCGGTTCCTGTTCGAGCGGCCCGCCTGGGCGCGCCTTGTCCCCTGA